A genomic segment from Malus domestica chromosome 05, GDT2T_hap1 encodes:
- the LOC103407408 gene encoding uncharacterized protein, which produces MSRSLVQPVGQKRLTNVAVVRLKKHGTRFEIACYKNKVLSWRSGVEKDLDEVLQSHTVYTNVSKGVLAKTKDLKAAFDSDDQTKICLEILDKGELQVAGKERESQLSSQFRDIATIVMQKTYNPETRRPYTISLIESLMHEIHFAVDPHKSSKKQALEVIHELQKHFPIKRSPMRLRLIVPDHEFSSLSEKLTAWNASIISKDQSGSQISTICELDPGFYRECEGLMMKLHGRYEVLALSVHAEGDTVIDQYDDHEDEPSHSLKDSSNISSLKKKECTDPDLSKKESADPVLKLSDDLQKQSISTGSGNTAAEGKQNKCSTCNAFVGDSKQYRDHFKSEWHKHNLKRKTRQLPPLTEEECAADMEMDDHKADLRDYSF; this is translated from the exons ATGTCGAGATCACTGGTGCAGCCGGTAGGGCAGAAGAGGCTGACGAACGTGGCAGTGGTGCGTCTGAAAAAGCACGGCACCCGCTTTGAAATCGCCTGTTACAAGAACAAGGTCCTCTCATGGCGCTCTGGCGT TGAGAAAGATTTGGATGAAGTACTGCAATCGCATACCGTTTACACAAATGTTTCGAAAGGTGTTCTTGCCAAGACAAAAGACTTGAAGGCCGCATTTGATTCCGATGACCAGACCAAGATTTGTTTGGAG ATTTTGGACAAAGGAGAGCTTCAAGTGGCTGGGAAGGAGAGGGAATCTCAGTTGTCCAGTCAGTTTCGGGACATAGCCACCATTGTTATGCAGAAAACCTATAATCCTGAAACCCGGCGCCCTTACACTATTAGCTTGATTGAGAGTCTAATGCATGAAATTCACTTTGCTGTAGACCCACATAAAAGCTCGAAGAAGCAG GCTCTGGAAGTTATTCATGAGCTTCAGAAGCACTTCCCAATCAAACGGTCTCCAATGAGATTGCGACTCATAGTTCCTGACCATGAATTTTCATCTCTTTCGGAGAAGCTGACTGCCTGGAATGCTAGCATAATTTCTAAAGATCAATCTGGAAGTCAGATATCTACT ATTTGTGAATTGGACCCTGGTTTTTATCGTGAATGTGAGGGATTGATGATGAAGTTGCATGGTAGATATGAAGTTCTTGCACTCTCTGTGCATGCGGAGGGTGACACTGTTATCGATCAATATGATGATCATGAGGATGAACCGTCACACTCACTCAAAGATTCCTCGAACATCAGTTCATTAAAGAAAAAGGAATGTACTGATCCTGACTTGTCGAAAAAGGAGTCAGCTGATCCTGTGCTAAAATTGAGCGATGATTTGCAGAAACAGAGCATCTCTACTGGGAGTGGAAATACTGCAGCTGAGGGAAAGCAGAACAAATGCAGCACATGCAATGCATTCGTGGGCGATTCCAAGCAGTATAGGGATCACTTCAAGAGTGAGTGGCACAAGCATAACTTGAAACGCAAAACCAGGCAACTTCCTCCCCTTACTGAAGAAGAGTGTGCAGCTGACATGGAAATGGACGACCATAAAGCCGATTTGAGGGATTATTCCTTCTAA